In a single window of the Leopardus geoffroyi isolate Oge1 chromosome D2, O.geoffroyi_Oge1_pat1.0, whole genome shotgun sequence genome:
- the ZNF511 gene encoding zinc finger protein 511 isoform X1, with translation MQLPPALHSRLAGGPGAAEPLPVERDPAAGAPPFRFAARRVRFPREHEFFEDGDVLRHLYLQDVLTQVTEAPERPRVPEFTCQVAGCCQVFDSLEDYEHHYHTLHRNVCSFCRRAFPSVHLLDVHILEWHDSLFQILSERQDMVGDASMFLGAKGSHLGRRRGLSASCLPSWRGGGGQHTAPSWRSGARCGGTLWVRMEVTLFLFQYQCLVEGCAEKFKTSKDRKDHLVRCHLYPADFRFDKPKKSRGPATPGAAVRASAEAPGDDGEQSGGDAMEVCSEHAASLPEPVGERRTSSHRIPSTICFGQGASRGFKSTKKKKGHQ, from the exons ATGCAGCTGCCGCCCGCGCTGCACTCCCGCCTGGCGGGGGGACCCGGGGCGGCCGAGCCGCTGCCGGTGGAGCGGGACCCCGCGGCCGGAGCCCCGCCCTTCCGCTTCGCGGCGCGCCGGGTACGCTTCCCGCGGGAGCACGAGTTCTTCGAG GATGGGGACGTGCTGCGACACCTCTACCTTCAGGACGTGCTCACGCAGGTGACAGAGGCGCCGGAGAGGCCCAG GGTGCCTGAGTTTACCTGTCAGGTGGCAGGCTGCTGCCAGGTGTTTGACAGCCTGGAGGACTATGAGCACCACTACCACACTCTGCACAGAAACGTCTGCTCCTTCTGCAGACGGGCCTTCCCCTCAGTACACCTGCTGGACGTCCACATCCTGGAGTGGCATGACTCACTGTTCCAGATCCTGTCCGAAAGGCAGGACATGGTGGGTGATGCGTCCATGTTCCTTGGGGCCAAGGGCAGTCATCTCGGGCGGAGGAGGGGTTTGTCCGCAAGCTGTTTGCctagctggcgggggggggggggtcagcacACTGCTCCCAGCTGGAGGTCAGGGGCAAGGTGTGGGGGGACTCTGTGGGTCAGGATGGAGGTGACGCTGTTTCTGTTTCAGTATCAGTGCCTGGTGGAAGGCTGTGCAGAGAAGTTCAAGACCAGCAAAGACAGGAAAGATCACCTGGTGAGATGTCACCTCTACCCTGCGGACTTCCGATTTGATAAGCCAAAGAAAAGCAGAGG CCCAGCCACACCCGGGGCCGCTGTACGAGCATCCGCAGAAGCTCCGGGGGATGACGGGGAGCAATCAGGAGGGGATGCCATGGAAGTCTGCTCTGAACACGCGGCCTCCCTCCCAGAGCCTGTGGGCGAGCGGCGGACCTCCAGCCACAG AATACCTTCTACCATCTGTTTCGGTCAAGGTGCATCACGAGGATTTAAaagcaccaagaaaaaaaagggacacCAGTGA
- the ZNF511 gene encoding zinc finger protein 511 isoform X2, giving the protein MQLPPALHSRLAGGPGAAEPLPVERDPAAGAPPFRFAARRVRFPREHEFFEDGDVLRHLYLQDVLTQVTEAPERPRVPEFTCQVAGCCQVFDSLEDYEHHYHTLHRNVCSFCRRAFPSVHLLDVHILEWHDSLFQILSERQDMYQCLVEGCAEKFKTSKDRKDHLVRCHLYPADFRFDKPKKSRGPATPGAAVRASAEAPGDDGEQSGGDAMEVCSEHAASLPEPVGERRTSSHRIPSTICFGQGASRGFKSTKKKKGHQ; this is encoded by the exons ATGCAGCTGCCGCCCGCGCTGCACTCCCGCCTGGCGGGGGGACCCGGGGCGGCCGAGCCGCTGCCGGTGGAGCGGGACCCCGCGGCCGGAGCCCCGCCCTTCCGCTTCGCGGCGCGCCGGGTACGCTTCCCGCGGGAGCACGAGTTCTTCGAG GATGGGGACGTGCTGCGACACCTCTACCTTCAGGACGTGCTCACGCAGGTGACAGAGGCGCCGGAGAGGCCCAG GGTGCCTGAGTTTACCTGTCAGGTGGCAGGCTGCTGCCAGGTGTTTGACAGCCTGGAGGACTATGAGCACCACTACCACACTCTGCACAGAAACGTCTGCTCCTTCTGCAGACGGGCCTTCCCCTCAGTACACCTGCTGGACGTCCACATCCTGGAGTGGCATGACTCACTGTTCCAGATCCTGTCCGAAAGGCAGGACATG TATCAGTGCCTGGTGGAAGGCTGTGCAGAGAAGTTCAAGACCAGCAAAGACAGGAAAGATCACCTGGTGAGATGTCACCTCTACCCTGCGGACTTCCGATTTGATAAGCCAAAGAAAAGCAGAGG CCCAGCCACACCCGGGGCCGCTGTACGAGCATCCGCAGAAGCTCCGGGGGATGACGGGGAGCAATCAGGAGGGGATGCCATGGAAGTCTGCTCTGAACACGCGGCCTCCCTCCCAGAGCCTGTGGGCGAGCGGCGGACCTCCAGCCACAG AATACCTTCTACCATCTGTTTCGGTCAAGGTGCATCACGAGGATTTAAaagcaccaagaaaaaaaagggacacCAGTGA